The Lachnospiraceae bacterium KM106-2 nucleotide sequence TCCATTGTTTGAAAAAATTATTAATCTTAATGTAGTTATTAATTTTCTCTATATGCTCCCTATGCAAAATAGCTTTCTTTTACCGATCTCGCGAACTTTCTCCCCATAGCCACTCGGACATTATTCTTAAGCACCACTTCATTTTTAATAATCTCGGCTACATAATCCCGATTTACAATAAATCCTTGATTGATCTGGACAAAATAATCATCAAGCTCTTCTAGCATTTTTCCGATTGAACAATAGGTATAATGAACACTGTTTAACATATAGATGACGCATCGATTGCCCTGTTTTTCTATATATTTAATCTTATACTGTGGAAGTTTCTTCTTCACATTCTCCTCCGTGATCAACAATGTCTTTCTAGCAATACGATTCTTAGACAATATGATCAGATTTACCGCCTTTTTTAACTGGTGCTCCAACTTTGCAGGATCGATTGGTTTCACTAAATACCCAATTGCTTCTACCTCAAATGCAGATAGTGCAAATTCTTTATGTCCCGTTATAAATATAACTTGAATATCTGGAAACTGTTTTTTCAATTCGACTGCAATTTGGATTCCATTTTCATTCCCCATATCAATATCAAGAAAAGCGATATGTATCATTCCTTTACTCGCCTGTCTAAATACTTCTTCCCCTGTTTTACATGTCAAAATCTCAATCTCTATTTCCGCTCTCTTAGCAATCTCCTGTAAATACAATTGGTTAACTTTTAGGATCATCTCTTCATCATCACAAATCACAATTCGGTATTTCATATTTTCTCCCCCTTTATAAAACATCTTATCTATTATTATACTTCTTACTAGAAAAAATCCCAAACATTACCGTTTATAATGTTTGGGATTTTCTTAATGATACAATAATAGAGTTAAAATGACTCCCGCTACAATCAATAACATTGCGATCGGCATCCATGTTTTTATTTTCTGCTTCTCTAGTACTTTATCAATCTTTTTCCCAAGTAACTTTCCTTGAATACTCTCTGACATAATAACGAAAAACATAAACACCCCTGCAAAACCAATATATAATCCGATATTCTTCATTGTGATCTCCTTTCTGCTAGTTGACACTATGTCCATTTAATTTATTTTCAATTTCATAGTAAACCGGAAACAATCGATCAATCTGATAGTTGATGGTAGCTTTAATAGCTTCCCTCTTACCAACAAATCCATCTTGCTTTCTTAATTTAAGCCAGTATTCAATCTGCTCTTTATCATACTTTATAATCTCTGAATCCTTATTGCTATACTGATCCATAACTTGATAAAGCTTTCTAGCCATTTCACATTCCTTCTGGTTGACTAGATACAATATGATATGGGTAAGTAAGATATAATTCTCTTCTTCCCCCGGTTGATCTAATATGGTATACGGATTCTCAATTATCTGGTCCACACACGTAACAAGTGCTATATCTAGCTTTTCATAAATCCCAATTAGATATAACACTAGCTCCTGATCTAAAAAACTTCTAATTAACAATACGTTACTACGTGATTTCTTATCCTCCACCAATTTAGAAATAATCAGCTCATGTAGATATTGACTATTCTGAATTTTAATAAAAGCATCTCTTGTATATAATAATGTTCCGTAAAACTGGATTGCTGTCCGTAATTCATTCCTCCTAAGTTCATAGGCAGCAGCGATATCGCCACTTCCTTTTTCTTCTGCACAGAATGCAAAAACTATAATGACTAACGAGTACAGACTAAAAATATATAAGATATATCTCACAAAATCATTTGTTATGTAACAACTCCCAACTCCTGCTACGATACAGCTGATCCCAGATCCTATTACTCCCCATAGCAGGGAATTGATATGCTTTCTCTTAGTTTTGATATACTTTTCTTCCGAATCTATACTCGAAAAATCCGCTAAAACCATGCCACCATGAATCGTCAATGGATTCCTGCATTTATCTATATGCCATTTTTCCTCATGAATGATCACTAGTCCAAAGATAAAGATTGCTCGAATTGGAATTCCTTGCAGGCTATATGCAATCACATGCCCTACTTCATGGATTGCTACCGCCAGCGTTCTTCCGATGATCACAATTATAATCCACATTAAGATATCTTTTAGTAGTATCATGATCATAGATCCTTCTTCGCATAAATCTTAATGGACAATATCATGGATAGTAAACTGATCACGATCATACTACCATATACCAATATCCCCTTTATGATAGGTTGTAATTTCGTAATTACGGATAGATCTAAGTTGGAATCTTGTAAGAACTTTGCTATCTGTGGCATACAAAATGGCACCAAAAACACGATCATATATGTAATAAACTTCATTTTCTCGTAACCAAAATAATATTGCAATGGAATAATAATGCCATAGAAAATAACGTTTCCTAATAAAATTGCTCCAACCGTATTAATTCCTAATGTCGGCAACTTAGCCGCCGGTACCAGACTTGTAATCTGATAGATGATAAAGCAGCTAACAAAACAGACTAGCAAAAATGCATAGGAGGCACAGACAACCGTCTTTCTTTTATATGGCGTTGTTGATAATAACACCGCTCCCTTGTATTTATAATCAAGCATGGATGAATTTCCAAATAGAATATATAGTATCAAAAACTCTGTGATGAAAAATGGCATTGGCGTAAATCCATATTTTCCAAGCTTACTTTGAATAAAGATTGGTATGATAATGGCTGCTAGAAATAAGACAATTAGCATTTTCCTATTTAATAAAAAATCTTTCTTTATCAAACTCAAGGTATACTTCATGCCGTCTCCCCCTTTTTGATACTCGATAACATAATCTCTTCTATGGACTGTTCTTCATATTCAACGAGTAACTCTTCTAACGTTTTCTGAAATAAGATCGTTCCTTTGTTGATCAATATAATATCATCAGCCACCTTTTGTAAATCCGACGTAATGTGAGTTGAAAATAACACACTCTTATTACTGTCTTTTACATAATCTAATAAATTATCCATCAGCTGGCTCCTGACTAATGGATCTAGTCCGCTTGTCGGCTCGTCCATGATCAATAGATCTGCTTGATGAGAAAGCGCCAACGCTAAAGAGAACTTCATTAACATTCCTTTTGATAGCGAGCTAATCTTTTGTTTTAAAGGAAGTTCAAATTTATCGATGTAATCTAAGAATGTCCTTTCATTCCAATTGGAATAAGCCGGAGCAATAATGGATTTCATCTGCGCCAGATTCAATTCATCATAATAGTATCCACTATCAAATACAAAACCGATTCGATTCTTAATCTCTGTTTCATGCTTTTTATAATCTAATCCAAAGACTGTAATCTCTCCGCTATTAGGCTTGATCATTCCCGCAATGGTCCGAATCGTCGTTGTCTTTCCGGCACCATTAATACCAATAAATCCTGTGATCTTCCCCTCTTTGATAGAAAAAGAGATATGATCTAAATCAAAATTCTTATAATGCTTATATAGCCCATTCACTTCTAATACGTTTGCCATCTAGCATACCTCCTTATTCAATCTGAATCTGCTGTTTTATTACATCTGTGACAACCTCTTGATACCATGCACATTGTAATGGATTCTTCTTGGCACTGATCAAACCTCTCAGGATACATTTGTTGCAAAATGCTAAATTACTACAATCCTTGCATTGTGGCAACGTATCATCCGGTGCCTTTAACTTCGAAAACGCAGATACATACTGCATATTTTTATCAAAGATGGTACGAATGGAATTCTCAAAAACATTTCCGATCACGCTATTAAAATAACTCATACTATCCATCGTACAAATCTTTACATTCCCACGCGCTGAGATTACAACATGAGAAGTTAGGCATCCACAATTTAATGTATTTTCTCTTCGTGATTCCACTACTATAGAAATAAAATTAGGATATTTCTGATTCACTATTTCCAATTGCTCATTCACCTGATGCATCTCATCCACAGTTAAAAGTAAATCCTCATTCATCTTGGCTCTTCCTAAGTTTATCACCGGACTGATACCAAAAATTCTTCCGCCTGCCTGATGTACCCATTCCGCAATCTTGGAAATATCCTGATAATTTTTCTTTGTAACAATAGTCGATACCCGCATTTTAACTTGATGTTCTGCCAAAATCTTAATATTATTCTGAATCCGATCCAATGTATTTGGAACACCTGTGAACCATTCTAAGTACTCATCTGATAATCCATGTAAATCAATCTGCACCAGGAATCGTTCTTTATTCTGCAACACCAGATCAATAATTTTCTGAGATAGTAAAACACCGTTTGTTAATAATGCAATCGTCGTAAAATCTAATGTTAGTGCATATTCGATAATCTCTTGTAAGAAAGGATATACCGTAATATCTCCACCTGTTAATTCGATCGTAACTACTCCAAGAGCATTTAAATCATCAAGAAGCTTTTTTGCAATCTCAAGTTTCATATATCTTCTAGCTTCTGACTCTCCAAATGATCCATAACAATGCTTACATCGTAAGTTACAGGCTTCCGTAAGTTCAATCGATGCAACATGTGGATATACCTTTTTTTGTTCTTCCACATGGATCATCACCTTATTCTCACAATCAGAATGATTTAATTCCAGTTGATATTCCTGACAGAGAGTATCTACAAATGGTAATACTTTCTCCTGAATAACTTGTTGTCTCTCTTTATATAAGTTTGACAGCGTGCTCATAATCTCATCTTGCGTTCTTGTTCCATCATATAAGCGAATGATCTGAGCTGCTGTGCCATTGATATAATATTTGTTTTCTCCCACAAAAAGTTCATAAATATTATCTGATAACGGATTTAATGTAAGATCTTGCTTCCAGGATAGATATTGATTTTCCATCATACTTCCTCCTTATCCCCTAAAATATTAAAGCAAAAAATCTATAACCGAAGCTATAAATTTTTCGCTTTAATACCTAGTGCTTTAATTAATCAAATAATGCTACACCACTTGCTGCACTTACTAATCCTGCAGTTGGTCCGCATGCGCCACATCCAGCACAGCAGAAACATGCAACTTTCCCCCAGAAACCTCTTGAAATAATTGGTAAATTCATAATCAATTCCTCCTTTCGTTTATTTGTTTTCCTTACACTTACTATTATATTTTTTCTTAAACGGAAAGGAAGAAAAGCGTTATATGATACGCAATTCTCATGATAACTAACACGAATGACTCAATAATTAATTGGATTCTACTCTTTTAGGCAGATATATATGTACGCTGAATATGTTCTGTTCGGTATGATACTCTAAGATACCATGATACTTCTCAACAATGTTCTTTACATTTCTTGTACCGATACCATGTATCCCTTTATCCTCTTTGGTTGTAATGATGATATTATCCTCTATCACTGGTTCAATCATATAGGTATTGGAACAGGTAATCGAGACACCTTCCCTATTCTCCTCAATGGCCAGATTAATAAAAGGCTCTCTACACTGCGTTCCTTCATTTGCCTCAATTGCATTATCTAATATATTTCCAAAAACAGAGCAGATCTCCATATCCTCTAAGTCTAATTGACTTAACGCAATACATGATTCAAACTTAATACCTTTTTGCTTTGCGATCTCAGCCTTATAATTCAAAATAATTGCGAGTGTCTCATTTTCTAAAATAATAAAATTAGTAGCTTTCTCCAACTCTTGACGAAACTCCGCTACATACTTCTTAAGTTCTTCTATCTGTCCTAGATCAAGCAGTCCAGATATGACCATCATATGATTGTTCATATCGTGTCGTAATGATCGAAGATTATCTACTATAACTCTGATATCGTCGTTCTGTTTCAATTTCTGCTGCATATTCTGTAACTCCAGTTCTTCTTCCATCGTTCTTTTCATTTCATCAATGGCGTTCTTATAGTAGAATATGGAGACTACGATCACGCATAAGAAACTACATCCTATTAGGATAAACATCACATTCTCTGTCAGCTGTTCCCGTTTGTTATAGATGATGAAAAGTGAGAAACAGAGCATAAAATTAATCATAACTAAGATGACTTTATCCTTTCGAATGTTCATATCAAGTCCATTCTTTCTTTTACTATATCTTTGTATGCTCAAAATAATAATGCAAAGGAGTACCTTCGTAATAAGGTTCCCATATAGTCGATAATGATAGGTATGGATCATACTGCTCAGTGACATTCCATTGGCAAACATCGCAACAAGAATTGACCAAATAACTTCCGTGATCATCTGCATCACAATGTAGGCAATACACAATAATATCTTCTTCTCATCACTTCCATAGAACAGATAGATTGCCATGACAAAATAAGCAAACATAAGAAGAATAGCTAAAACAGTGGATTCATTTGAACTACTAAACCACCAATCACAGATTGATTTTATATGGGTTAATCCTACCAATAACAAGAATGCTACAATCTTCTCTTTTCCCCTGCTCTTTTTGATCAAGAAAACTTCTAACCATTTTATTAGTAAATATACTTCAAGATTATTTAATACTAACTCCACTATATGGCAGACAATTTCCATCCCTTTCTCCCCCTTTTTTATCTTTATTTCTAATTTTATCCTTATTACTCACTTCCCGCAACAAGAAGAAATACGCTTTGGCTCGTTGTTCACGTAAATAAAATAGGCGATCCTACTTACCATGTCGTAGGATCGCCTATTTCTCCATTCACATTTTCTAGAACATCTTCTTTAAATCCGTTTTCTTCAGTTCTTCTGGCTCCTTAGGTTGACCGCAGAAAAACAAGCAGCAAGAGTCTACTGTTTTGGAAACTGCCATCTCACATACAGACAACGCACCTGGTAACACTACCTCATTTTTGATTTGTTCCATTTTTTCTACTACTTTCATAACCCATCCTTCTTTCTATTAGCATTAGACTTTCCATTGATACACCTGCAACCGCTGATGTTAATATGGTACTATCTATAAAAAAGCTGCAACTTGCGCTTACAAATGTCATGACTAAAATAGTTCGTCTGCTCCTCTTTCGGAACTTCTCTTTTTGAATCTTATCCAATCGCTTATTCTCACAATCCTTTGGTGCATATCGAAACACCAAATAGATGCTGCCGATCAAGCAGAACAGGATAGCTGCTCTCGAAAACACTTCATACAACTTCATTAATACATAAATTGCTGCTAACTCTTCACAAATATAGGTAAGGATACATCTCCAGTGTTGTGTTTCATGCCTTCCACCCGCGGATGCCCGTAGGATCGCGTAGCTTAGCATATATGACATCATTTCCCCTGCAATTCCTAAAGCCACTCCTACGAGTAAAACGATCATACAATTTCCTATGGTCGACAAAGCACATTCAAATCCATAAATATAAACATCTTTATAATTTTTCTTTCCAACATTGTTGTCCAATAAGTATTGTGTCAAATATATTGCTCCTTGATGATAGCTCATACATCCTCACCTCATACTTTCATAATTGAATCACTGAAATTGGTTTTCTCCATTTAGTCCTTTTATCATTTATAATAATTCCAATGGCTCCACCTAATAGATACTCCTCCAACAGCTCAATCATTGTTCTCTTAGTATCTCGTTGTACTAGCTCAAAGAATTCATTCACAATAATTAATTGTGGCTGCTTCATAAATCCTCCAATATACTGAACCTTTACCCTTTCATCCGGCATTAAATTTGCCATCAATTCAAATTGTTTTTTCTCTAGTCCCATCTTCATTAAGAGTGCTTCTTTTCTATTCAGGTATAATTCATCTAAACTAACATTCTGTACCACAGCAAATAAATTAAGATACTGATCTACGGTAAGAAGGCTTGTATAAAACTCCTTTTGCGCATCAATCCCAAAGTAACTTACTCTTTGATTAAACTTCTCTCTGTCAGCTCTCATACTAATATAATTTAGTACAATATCTCCTTCGTATTTCATACATCCTGTCATTACCAATAGCAATAAGCGCGCTTTCTCGCTCTCTAATTGAATAATGGAAGAATCCTGAACGTCCCGATTAATTAATATTTCTCTTTCCTGTTGATCAATCATTCTCACTCTTATATTCAACATTCTGTTCTTCTCTCTTTCTATCTGTATCATACCTCGCACTTTTTCATTTTTACATAATTCGGTTGTATTTTACATGATTCCTATTAGATTCTTCATTCGAAAGTCAAAAAAAGAGAAGGCAAGGATTTCTCCTTGCCTTCTCCTATAGATTGACTATATTATTTTTGAACAATATTTATATCAATGCGTGAAACGCCTATAAATCAAGGCATTCCATATTCTATTCTATTTTTTACACCAACTTTACACCAATCATCTAAAATTACTTAATTCTAGACATTTTTTATGTATTGGTAAGTTATACTCTACTATATTACGACGCAAATTTCAAGTTCTACTTAAAAATAATATAATTTAATCTCTCAGAATCCATAGATTCTCTGTTTCCGACTTAATTTCTTCAAATGTAACGTGAGTGTAGATCCCAAGCATCCCACCTAAACTATGTCCCAAAATTGCATCTCTAACCTCTGGTTTTACTCCATGTTCAAGGCATCGAGTTGAAAATGTATGTCTAAACGTATGAGTACTAAGATTTTCAAACTTCTTAGGCTTTCTTCCTTCTTGTTTAGCCATCTCAATTTCAACCATATTAATTTGTTCAACTATAGAGAAAATAGCTTCTCTAATATTACCATAATTGATTGGTCTGCCATCTACTGTTGTAAATACAAGTCCTTCCCATTCTTTATTCTTATTCCATAAATCACCCTTACGTAATCTCATCTGCAATTGCTTTTGCTTCTGATTTTGTAAAATATTATATACCTCGTCTCTCACATAAAAGGTTCTTTTACTATATTCATTTTTAGGCTCTCCAAAATAAAATTTTGACCCTTCATCTGGCTGCAATGCCTTAGAATAATTTAAATTTCTCTTAATTGTTAGTTTTCTTTCCTCAAAGTCTATATCGTCCCACTTTAATCCAAGTACTTCTCCAATTCTACATCCTGTTGTAACTTCAAATTTCAATAAGTTAATATGAGCATAATTTTCAGCATAATTAAAAAATATCTTTTGTTCCTCTTTTGTCAAAACTCTACTCTCTTTGATAACTTTTTTAGGCATAGCTATTCCCTTACATGGATTTTTTAATATATAATCATTCGCGACTGCTTTATTCATAATTTCACTCAATAATGTTCTAATATTTGCTATAGTATTATAGCCTAATCCCACATCGAATAGTCCATTAATTAATTTCTGAACATCAATTAATTTGATCTTTTTCAAATACATGCAACCTAATGTTCCTTTAACTCTAGAATTATAATAACTTCTATTCTTATAAATGGTCTTTGGGCTAACCTTATTAACTTTATAAGTTTCTAACCATATTTCAAACCACTCATTAAGCGTAATATTAATTCCATTTCCATTTACTTCACGCATATCCTTATAAACTGCTTCCTCAAAACTTCTTTTTAAGTCACGTAATTTATCATTATAAATTGTACGCCTTCTCCCAAATCTATCTGTATACCGTGCCATATATCTACCATCGGGTCTTTGAACTATACCTTTTCCTAATTCTTTTCCTTTTAAATCTTTTCCCATACTTTTTACATATCCTTTCTTTTGTAAAAAGCTATGAATTCATTTTAATCATAACTTTTTTGTTTAATGCAATCAACTTAAATCAATGTTTGTTGATCTAACCAATTATCAAATTTTCTTCTATTTGCGTACCATCTATTTCCAACTCTTACCGAAAATGAATTTTCTGGATCTCGTAGCATATTTCTTATAGTACTCTCTCCCAGACCTGTATATCTCATCATTTCCTCTATATTTAGTAAGGCCTTCTCATTCAAATTCACACTTTTCTCTCCTTCAATTTATACTTTAAATAAATAATATTGGTATTGTACTAAACTACATTGACTAAAGTAAATTGTCTGTAGGCAATGTTTTAATTTTTTTATAAGTTATTATTTCTTCTTATGTAAGACAAAAAAATAGGAGAAACATCTTGCATATCATCAAGATAATTTTCCTATTCTTCTTTTTCTTCTTTTATTTTTTTCTATATGTAATTAGTAACTCGTCCACTTACTTGACTATGGTGTAATTCTATTTTTTCAACATTTAGACATACTCTATATTGGGGCTGCATTTTAAATATTAAATTAATACGCTAAACATAACTCTTTATCTTTGCAAAACAATGTTAAGCAGACTGAGAAGCAAGTCCTTTTTAAAATTATGACTTTTCTTCTACTCAGATATATACAGATTAGGCCCTATTCCCTTTGAAAGTTGTTACATATCTCATTTATAAACATTACGATCTATTAGTTAGTAGTATTACAATCTGTCATACTATAACTTCTGATGTTATTATATCAAAATATATCTTACTATATTAAATAATATCTCATTATATCAAATGATATCTTGTGATATTAAATGATATCTTGTGATATCAAATGATATCTTGTGATATTAAATGATATCTTGTGATATCAAATGATATCTTGTGATATCAAATGATATCT carries:
- a CDS encoding sensor histidine kinase; the protein is MEIVCHIVELVLNNLEVYLLIKWLEVFLIKKSRGKEKIVAFLLLVGLTHIKSICDWWFSSSNESTVLAILLMFAYFVMAIYLFYGSDEKKILLCIAYIVMQMITEVIWSILVAMFANGMSLSSMIHTYHYRLYGNLITKVLLCIIILSIQRYSKRKNGLDMNIRKDKVILVMINFMLCFSLFIIYNKREQLTENVMFILIGCSFLCVIVVSIFYYKNAIDEMKRTMEEELELQNMQQKLKQNDDIRVIVDNLRSLRHDMNNHMMVISGLLDLGQIEELKKYVAEFRQELEKATNFIILENETLAIILNYKAEIAKQKGIKFESCIALSQLDLEDMEICSVFGNILDNAIEANEGTQCREPFINLAIEENREGVSITCSNTYMIEPVIEDNIIITTKEDKGIHGIGTRNVKNIVEKYHGILEYHTEQNIFSVHIYLPKRVESN
- a CDS encoding radical SAM domain heme biosynthesis protein yields the protein MMENQYLSWKQDLTLNPLSDNIYELFVGENKYYINGTAAQIIRLYDGTRTQDEIMSTLSNLYKERQQVIQEKVLPFVDTLCQEYQLELNHSDCENKVMIHVEEQKKVYPHVASIELTEACNLRCKHCYGSFGESEARRYMKLEIAKKLLDDLNALGVVTIELTGGDITVYPFLQEIIEYALTLDFTTIALLTNGVLLSQKIIDLVLQNKERFLVQIDLHGLSDEYLEWFTGVPNTLDRIQNNIKILAEHQVKMRVSTIVTKKNYQDISKIAEWVHQAGGRIFGISPVINLGRAKMNEDLLLTVDEMHQVNEQLEIVNQKYPNFISIVVESRRENTLNCGCLTSHVVISARGNVKICTMDSMSYFNSVIGNVFENSIRTIFDKNMQYVSAFSKLKAPDDTLPQCKDCSNLAFCNKCILRGLISAKKNPLQCAWYQEVVTDVIKQQIQIE
- a CDS encoding ABC transporter, ATP-binding protein, producing MANVLEVNGLYKHYKNFDLDHISFSIKEGKITGFIGINGAGKTTTIRTIAGMIKPNSGEITVFGLDYKKHETEIKNRIGFVFDSGYYYDELNLAQMKSIIAPAYSNWNERTFLDYIDKFELPLKQKISSLSKGMLMKFSLALALSHQADLLIMDEPTSGLDPLVRSQLMDNLLDYVKDSNKSVLFSTHITSDLQKVADDIILINKGTILFQKTLEELLVEYEEQSIEEIMLSSIKKGETA
- a CDS encoding two-component response regulator, translating into MKYRIVICDDEEMILKVNQLYLQEIAKRAEIEIEILTCKTGEEVFRQASKGMIHIAFLDIDMGNENGIQIAVELKKQFPDIQVIFITGHKEFALSAFEVEAIGYLVKPIDPAKLEHQLKKAVNLIILSKNRIARKTLLITEENVKKKLPQYKIKYIEKQGNRCVIYMLNSVHYTYCSIGKMLEELDDYFVQINQGFIVNRDYVAEIIKNEVVLKNNVRVAMGRKFARSVKESYFA
- a CDS encoding putative agrB-like protein 1, yielding MTQYLLDNNVGKKNYKDVYIYGFECALSTIGNCMIVLLVGVALGIAGEMMSYMLSYAILRASAGGRHETQHWRCILTYICEELAAIYVLMKLYEVFSRAAILFCLIGSIYLVFRYAPKDCENKRLDKIQKEKFRKRSRRTILVMTFVSASCSFFIDSTILTSAVAGVSMESLMLIERRMGYESSRKNGTNQK
- a CDS encoding Integrase, with product MGKDLKGKELGKGIVQRPDGRYMARYTDRFGRRRTIYNDKLRDLKRSFEEAVYKDMREVNGNGINITLNEWFEIWLETYKVNKVSPKTIYKNRSYYNSRVKGTLGCMYLKKIKLIDVQKLINGLFDVGLGYNTIANIRTLLSEIMNKAVANDYILKNPCKGIAMPKKVIKESRVLTKEEQKIFFNYAENYAHINLLKFEVTTGCRIGEVLGLKWDDIDFEERKLTIKRNLNYSKALQPDEGSKFYFGEPKNEYSKRTFYVRDEVYNILQNQKQKQLQMRLRKGDLWNKNKEWEGLVFTTVDGRPINYGNIREAIFSIVEQINMVEIEMAKQEGRKPKKFENLSTHTFRHTFSTRCLEHGVKPEVRDAILGHSLGGMLGIYTHVTFEEIKSETENLWILRD